One segment of Mycolicibacterium sp. YH-1 DNA contains the following:
- a CDS encoding bifunctional [glutamine synthetase] adenylyltransferase/[glutamine synthetase]-adenylyl-L-tyrosine phosphorylase: MAKPATHRPTLPGVGRLGLVAPTARDDLDRLGWHTDDHIELLWSLSRAPDADVALHTMVRLAEALGSGWDELNHALITDRALRGRLFSVLGSSYALGDHLVAEPNSWHLLAGKVTLPSAADLRREFDAAAENSTDATAGQTLRLMYRDRLLVLAALDLAPTVENEPVISFPTVGEHLANLADAALGAALIIATRMVCGDDTPPPRLAVIAMGKSGARELNYVSDVDVIFVAENADTIAIRVAGEMMRFANDAFFEVDAALRPEGKHGPLVRTLESHVAYYERWAKTWEFQALLKARPAVGDAELGEQYMTALRPMVWTACEREDFVPEVQAMRRRVEQLVPADVRAREIKLGTGGLRDVEFAVQLLQLVHGRTDESLHVASTVDALAALASGGYIGRDDAANLTASYEFLRLLEHRLQLQRLKRTHMLPEPGDDEALRWLARAAHVRPDGQRDALGVLRDELKRQSMRVSRLHAKLFYQPLLESVGGTAVELGSAMTPEAAERQLAALGYEGPQSALTHLAALTGNSGRRGRVQRVLLPTLLDWLSDTPDPDAGLLAYRRISEELADQRWYLATLRDESAVAKRLMRVLGTSAYIPELLMRAPEVIQQYADGPNGAKLLEVEPDGVGRSLVASAGRHRDPVRAIAAARTLRRRELARIASADLLGMLEVTEVCKALTEVWVAVLQAALDSVVRANTPATGPPAKFAVIGMGRLGGGELGYGSDADVMFVCEPVGDTEESVAVKWSVSVAEQIRARLGTPSADPPLEVDANLRPEGRSGPLVRTLASYQAYYEQWAAPWEIQALLRAHRVAGDEDLGHRFLLLVDATRYPSNGVSAETVQEIRRVKARVDAERLPRGADPNTHTKLGRGGLADIEWTVQLLQLRHAHRLPSLHSTSTLDALNAIGAAELIAEGDVDLLRQAWLTATKARNALVLVKGKATDQLPGPGRQLNAVAVAAGWDNGDGGEFLDNYLRVTRRAKTVVRKVFGA, from the coding sequence GTGGCCAAACCCGCGACACACCGTCCGACGCTGCCAGGTGTTGGCAGGCTGGGTCTGGTCGCGCCGACAGCGCGTGACGATCTGGACCGGCTGGGCTGGCACACCGATGACCACATCGAACTGCTGTGGTCGCTCTCGCGCGCACCCGACGCCGACGTCGCGTTGCACACGATGGTTCGCCTCGCCGAGGCGCTCGGATCCGGTTGGGACGAGCTGAACCACGCGCTGATCACGGATCGGGCGCTGCGCGGTCGACTGTTCAGTGTGCTCGGCTCGTCGTACGCGCTGGGTGATCACCTCGTCGCAGAGCCCAACTCCTGGCATCTGCTCGCGGGCAAGGTGACACTGCCGTCCGCAGCCGATCTGCGCCGCGAGTTCGACGCCGCCGCCGAGAACTCCACCGACGCGACCGCGGGGCAGACGCTGCGGCTGATGTACCGCGACAGGCTGCTGGTCCTCGCAGCACTCGACCTGGCTCCCACGGTGGAGAACGAGCCCGTCATCTCATTTCCCACGGTCGGCGAACACCTCGCGAATCTCGCCGACGCGGCCCTTGGCGCCGCGCTCATCATCGCGACGCGCATGGTGTGCGGTGATGACACGCCCCCGCCCCGGCTGGCGGTCATCGCGATGGGGAAGTCCGGCGCCCGCGAACTGAACTACGTCAGCGACGTCGACGTCATATTCGTCGCGGAGAACGCCGACACCATCGCCATCCGCGTGGCCGGCGAGATGATGCGGTTCGCGAACGACGCGTTCTTCGAAGTGGACGCGGCCCTGCGCCCGGAGGGAAAGCACGGCCCGCTGGTGCGCACGTTGGAGTCCCACGTGGCGTACTACGAGCGGTGGGCCAAGACGTGGGAGTTCCAGGCCCTGCTCAAGGCGCGGCCCGCGGTGGGCGATGCCGAACTCGGTGAGCAGTACATGACCGCGCTGCGGCCGATGGTCTGGACTGCCTGCGAGCGGGAGGATTTCGTCCCCGAGGTGCAGGCGATGCGGCGTCGCGTCGAACAGCTGGTCCCCGCCGACGTCCGGGCCCGGGAGATCAAGCTCGGTACCGGAGGGCTGCGCGATGTCGAGTTCGCGGTGCAGCTACTGCAACTCGTCCACGGCCGTACCGACGAGTCGCTGCACGTGGCCTCCACGGTGGATGCCCTGGCTGCACTCGCGTCGGGCGGATACATCGGCCGTGACGACGCCGCCAACCTCACGGCGTCCTACGAGTTCCTGAGGTTGCTCGAGCATCGCCTCCAGCTCCAGCGGCTCAAGCGCACGCACATGCTGCCGGAGCCCGGCGACGACGAGGCGCTGCGCTGGCTGGCCCGCGCCGCGCACGTCCGGCCCGACGGCCAGCGCGATGCGCTGGGCGTGCTCCGCGACGAACTCAAGCGCCAGAGCATGCGCGTCTCGCGCCTGCACGCCAAGCTGTTCTATCAGCCGCTGCTCGAGTCGGTGGGCGGCACCGCCGTCGAACTCGGGAGCGCGATGACGCCGGAGGCGGCCGAACGTCAGCTCGCCGCACTCGGATACGAGGGCCCGCAGAGCGCGCTCACCCACCTCGCCGCACTGACCGGCAACAGCGGCAGGCGGGGTCGCGTGCAGCGGGTTCTGCTGCCGACACTGCTGGACTGGCTGTCCGACACGCCCGACCCAGACGCAGGGCTGCTGGCCTACCGGCGCATCAGCGAGGAACTCGCCGATCAACGTTGGTATCTCGCGACGCTGCGCGATGAGAGCGCGGTGGCCAAGCGGCTGATGCGGGTGCTCGGCACGTCGGCCTACATCCCCGAACTCCTGATGCGTGCACCCGAGGTGATCCAGCAGTACGCCGACGGTCCCAACGGAGCCAAGCTGCTCGAGGTGGAACCCGACGGTGTGGGGCGATCACTGGTGGCCTCAGCTGGGCGACACCGGGATCCGGTCCGCGCCATCGCGGCAGCGCGCACCCTGCGGCGACGGGAACTGGCCCGCATCGCCTCGGCCGACCTGTTGGGCATGCTCGAGGTCACCGAGGTGTGCAAGGCACTGACCGAGGTGTGGGTGGCAGTCCTTCAGGCAGCGCTCGACTCGGTGGTCCGCGCCAACACACCCGCAACCGGGCCACCAGCCAAGTTCGCGGTCATCGGCATGGGCCGCCTCGGCGGCGGTGAACTCGGCTATGGCTCGGACGCCGACGTCATGTTCGTCTGCGAACCCGTGGGCGACACCGAGGAGTCGGTGGCCGTGAAGTGGTCGGTGAGCGTTGCCGAACAGATCAGGGCGAGGCTCGGCACGCCGAGTGCGGACCCTCCGCTGGAGGTCGACGCCAACCTACGGCCCGAGGGGCGCAGTGGTCCGCTGGTCCGCACCCTGGCCTCCTATCAGGCGTACTACGAGCAGTGGGCGGCGCCATGGGAGATCCAGGCCCTGCTGCGGGCCCACCGGGTGGCAGGCGACGAGGACCTCGGGCATCGGTTTCTGCTTCTCGTCGATGCCACTCGCTACCCGTCGAACGGCGTGTCAGCCGAGACGGTGCAGGAGATCCGGCGAGTCAAGGCGCGCGTGGACGCCGAGCGGCTACCTCGCGGCGCCGACCCGAACACCCACACCAAGCTCGGCCGTGGTGGGCTCGCGGACATCGAGTGGACGGTCCAGCTGCTGCAGCTGCGACACGCGCACCGACTGCCGTCACTGCACAGCACGTCAACGCTGGACGCGCTCAACGCCATAGGCGCGGCCGAGTTGATCGCCGAGGGCGACGTGGATCTGCTGCGCCAGGCGTGGCTCACCGCGACGAAGGCCCGCAACGCGCTGGTTCTGGTCAAGGGCAAGGCAACCGATCAGCTGCCCGGCCCGGGCCGCCAGCTCAACGCCGTCGCGGTGGCCGCCGGGTGGGACAACGGTGATGGCGGCGAGTTCCTCGACAACTACCTGCGCGTCACGCGCAGGGCGAAAACAGTCGTACGAAAGGTCTTTGGAGCATGA
- a CDS encoding PaaI family thioesterase, with the protein MNSEIQFDCIRPDEYNRLRDVYEPLTQSIRRLVTAGIRTGVDQDTIRDAIAAIDATTETLERAESNTSTLRHAGTGRPLAWTNPAIGLRNAMAPPMEINEDGDGRYWSEFTLGAAYEGPPGLVHGGIGALVLDHILGEAASVGLTQPLFTGTITLRYLRGTPLGPLRAEAYIERTEGFKTYARGFLGDADGPTVEADGVFIRPAWARDAG; encoded by the coding sequence TTGAATAGCGAAATCCAGTTCGACTGCATCCGTCCCGACGAGTACAACCGGCTGCGCGATGTCTACGAACCGCTGACCCAATCCATCCGCAGGCTGGTCACCGCGGGCATCCGCACCGGCGTCGACCAGGACACCATCCGCGATGCCATCGCCGCCATCGATGCGACGACGGAAACGCTCGAACGGGCCGAGTCCAACACCTCGACTCTGCGGCATGCCGGCACCGGACGTCCGCTGGCGTGGACCAATCCGGCCATCGGGCTTCGCAATGCGATGGCGCCGCCCATGGAGATCAACGAGGACGGCGACGGTCGGTACTGGTCGGAGTTCACCCTTGGCGCGGCCTACGAAGGGCCACCCGGTCTGGTGCACGGTGGCATCGGCGCACTCGTGCTCGACCACATCCTCGGCGAGGCGGCGAGCGTTGGCCTGACCCAGCCGTTGTTCACGGGGACCATCACGTTGCGCTATCTGCGGGGGACACCCTTGGGTCCGTTGCGGGCCGAGGCGTACATCGAACGTACGGAGGGCTTCAAGACCTACGCGCGGGGCTTCCTCGGTGACGCAGACGGCCCGACCGTCGAGGCCGACGGCGTGTTCATTCGTCCGGCCTGGGCGCGGGACGCCGGATGA
- a CDS encoding TIGR03619 family F420-dependent LLM class oxidoreductase, with product MKFYVSTAFLDIKEVVEIAKAADDLGYDGMGIADHVVNLETLQTPYPYTDDGSRRWQAFTHWPDPWVMIGALALATTRLRFVTTVYLPAMRDPYTAAKAIGTAACLADGRLELGIGVGWCEEEFTLMGQRFDRRGKRTDEMLELMRALWQPGWTEFSGEFYTTPRLEMEPTPPHIPIYVGGLSDIALRRAARNDGWIGDLITTDRAIASVERLRELRAEKGLTMDDFTVLTPLADAFLPEHYARAEAAGIHGIITMPWMFYAGPDATTADKIDGMKRFRKDLALDS from the coding sequence ATGAAGTTCTATGTGAGCACGGCCTTCCTCGACATCAAGGAAGTCGTCGAAATCGCCAAGGCCGCAGACGATCTCGGGTACGACGGCATGGGCATCGCCGATCACGTGGTCAACCTCGAGACGCTGCAGACGCCCTACCCGTACACCGACGACGGTTCGCGGCGGTGGCAGGCCTTCACACACTGGCCCGACCCGTGGGTGATGATCGGTGCGCTCGCGCTGGCGACCACTCGGCTGAGGTTCGTCACCACCGTGTACCTGCCCGCGATGCGCGATCCGTACACGGCGGCGAAGGCCATCGGTACCGCCGCGTGTCTGGCCGACGGGCGGCTTGAACTCGGAATCGGCGTCGGCTGGTGCGAGGAGGAGTTCACGTTGATGGGGCAGCGGTTCGACCGCCGCGGCAAGCGCACCGACGAGATGCTGGAACTGATGCGCGCGCTCTGGCAGCCGGGCTGGACCGAGTTCTCCGGCGAGTTCTACACCACTCCGCGACTCGAGATGGAACCCACACCGCCGCACATTCCGATCTATGTCGGGGGACTGTCGGATATCGCATTGCGGCGCGCCGCGCGTAACGACGGCTGGATTGGCGACCTCATCACCACCGACCGGGCGATCGCGTCGGTCGAGAGGCTGAGGGAGCTACGGGCCGAAAAGGGGCTGACAATGGACGATTTCACCGTCCTAACGCCGCTGGCCGACGCGTTCCTGCCCGAGCACTACGCACGGGCCGAGGCCGCAGGCATCCACGGGATCATCACCATGCCGTGGATGTTCTACGCCGGGCCCGATGCGACCACCGCCGACAAGATCGACGGTATGAAGCGCTTCCGCAAGGACCTGGCGCTCGACAGCTAG
- a CDS encoding DoxX family protein has translation MRKLETTLTAATPQILSLFRIVFGLLLTVHATQKLFAWPVGTAAADGTLTGPAVPFGTWPYWWAGVIELVVGLLLLVGLVTRLAAFVGSGEMAFAYFTQHQPNALWPIENGGELAVLYCFGFLLLVFTGGGAWAVDAMRKR, from the coding sequence ATGAGGAAACTGGAAACCACACTCACCGCCGCCACACCGCAGATCTTGAGCCTGTTCCGCATCGTGTTCGGCCTGCTGCTCACCGTGCACGCCACGCAGAAGCTGTTCGCCTGGCCGGTCGGCACCGCAGCTGCCGACGGCACACTGACCGGACCGGCTGTGCCATTTGGCACCTGGCCGTACTGGTGGGCCGGCGTCATCGAGCTGGTGGTCGGCCTACTCCTGCTCGTCGGGCTCGTCACGCGCCTGGCCGCATTCGTGGGGTCCGGCGAGATGGCGTTTGCCTACTTCACGCAGCATCAGCCCAATGCCCTGTGGCCGATCGAGAACGGCGGCGAGCTGGCCGTTCTGTACTGCTTCGGTTTCCTGCTGCTCGTCTTCACCGGCGGCGGCGCGTGGGCGGTGGACGCCATGCGCAAGCGCTAG
- a CDS encoding YncE family protein, with product MTAPRGGGTAVRCAAIGDRASHVGRIGALAVALGIGLAVPASPAIAWADPLELNSLSNEPDTSVDTLDDGVDNPSSVAPEPVTPPTPPADQPESSAPTVDTSPNGGTADQSVTANTVEVAPGVVISSSGGAQTSSEVTGAQPAATPAEPPPPAVTREAPAADPPAPVAPVAPAAPTRPRPQVDRGDHGDHGGHGYEWIDGGRALPPLAVIDGANPGITQISMTAVPDSEPIREDTASTSAEATRNEWARTLPSKVTDVDVPAPAPALPERTRVALIVGALSLFGFAPGGPMVPGGGAAPVLQLAWAAWRRESARPENTLSTPTPEQPVTNGNCEPLMCAVSSPVHGDVTFVDGTWNYAPTERALHAAAATDATASTTTDTFTMSIGDENGSTTEIPVHVSLLAPISAETAEVQRIPVGNGPNYVIAGSEGRYVYIPHAMDSAIGVLDSWTGSVTYLDTAAPLGRARLTADGSRLYAANASNGTMTVVDTATNAVIGTVPVDGYASDFVLDANSGRACVLVNPPEDGFELVVIDTATVVGRTHLGPDADLPALTPDGSTLFVRDTLAKSIRAVDTTTFSIVDIPEERDVTHLAVSPDGRHLFASTIPDLNVYDTQTNSLVRSFPDLGGALFLTFSPDGSILYTASLDGDTLAVIDTATLTHTTVPVGPNPTNAVVSPDGQQLFLLNGDGTVSVLDTVTKSADTIDIHGKPNDQYQIALSPDGRHVYVPQYETGTLAVISARTANLAPTVDVDQADDPGSGGITYTAAGVDADGDELLYTAAPLAPGTLTNLGGGEFRFVPDTARSGHLPPGIHDAVSITVSDGHGGSASVRGTYVVAPSDEATVIATLAVGGEVRSVAVSPDGATAYVPIIDPAGRSRVEVLDTTSGDLLAIVALADDPRGNTSLSADGSRLVVPGGEYVMVIDTTTFEVIAALEGADHAVLAPDGLKAYALRTGEMSVHDVDPGSESFGSRIRAVPTGGYAEGMVSGADGRIYFATSDFTITAIDTATDEVVATIRTTSGSHNLTAAPGRVYAALHGTSLTVIDTDTDTVRANVPIRVESPGPYVAANADGSRIYLSRREEGILSVFDPSTNTIIASARVGDSTVAPAAVSADGSLVVVPVGDSVTIVSTGRNVEV from the coding sequence GTGACGGCGCCTAGGGGTGGGGGTACAGCTGTGCGGTGTGCCGCGATTGGGGACCGAGCAAGCCACGTCGGTCGCATCGGCGCCCTCGCGGTCGCGCTCGGAATAGGCCTCGCCGTCCCCGCGAGCCCTGCTATTGCCTGGGCAGATCCCCTCGAGCTGAACTCCCTCTCGAATGAGCCCGACACCTCGGTCGACACCCTCGATGACGGCGTCGACAACCCCAGCAGTGTCGCTCCCGAGCCTGTCACTCCGCCGACCCCACCCGCCGACCAGCCGGAATCGTCTGCACCCACCGTCGACACGTCTCCCAATGGGGGCACGGCAGATCAGTCCGTAACCGCCAACACGGTGGAGGTGGCGCCAGGCGTCGTCATCTCGAGCTCCGGCGGCGCGCAGACCTCATCGGAGGTAACCGGCGCGCAGCCGGCGGCCACCCCCGCGGAGCCGCCACCGCCGGCGGTGACCCGTGAGGCACCCGCAGCTGATCCCCCGGCTCCCGTCGCTCCCGTCGCGCCGGCTGCACCCACACGACCCCGGCCCCAGGTCGACCGCGGAGACCACGGCGACCACGGCGGCCACGGGTACGAATGGATCGACGGCGGTCGCGCGCTGCCGCCACTGGCAGTCATCGACGGCGCCAATCCCGGGATCACCCAGATCTCGATGACCGCGGTGCCCGACTCCGAGCCGATCCGTGAGGACACCGCCAGCACGAGCGCGGAGGCCACCCGGAACGAGTGGGCCAGGACGTTGCCTTCGAAGGTCACCGACGTCGACGTACCCGCCCCGGCACCGGCCCTCCCGGAACGCACACGGGTCGCGCTCATCGTCGGTGCGCTCAGCTTGTTCGGCTTCGCCCCGGGAGGGCCGATGGTGCCGGGTGGCGGGGCCGCGCCCGTGCTCCAGCTCGCCTGGGCGGCGTGGCGACGCGAGTCGGCCCGACCCGAGAACACACTGTCGACGCCCACACCGGAACAGCCAGTGACCAACGGGAACTGCGAACCGCTCATGTGCGCGGTGAGCAGTCCGGTGCACGGCGACGTGACGTTCGTGGACGGGACATGGAACTACGCCCCCACCGAACGGGCGTTGCACGCAGCCGCAGCCACCGATGCGACCGCCTCGACGACAACGGACACCTTCACGATGTCGATCGGCGACGAGAACGGGTCCACCACGGAGATCCCGGTCCATGTCTCGCTACTGGCCCCAATCTCTGCCGAAACCGCAGAGGTTCAACGCATTCCAGTCGGCAACGGACCGAACTACGTCATCGCGGGGTCCGAGGGTCGCTACGTCTACATACCGCACGCCATGGACTCGGCGATCGGCGTGCTCGACAGCTGGACAGGCAGCGTCACCTATCTCGACACCGCGGCTCCCCTCGGGCGCGCCCGGCTGACCGCGGACGGCTCCCGCCTGTACGCCGCGAACGCCAGCAACGGCACCATGACCGTGGTCGACACCGCCACCAATGCCGTGATCGGCACGGTGCCCGTTGACGGATACGCGTCTGACTTCGTGCTCGATGCGAACAGCGGCCGTGCATGCGTTCTGGTCAACCCGCCCGAGGACGGGTTCGAACTCGTCGTGATCGACACCGCCACCGTCGTCGGCCGCACCCACCTCGGGCCAGACGCCGACCTGCCCGCGCTCACCCCCGATGGGAGCACACTCTTTGTTCGAGACACCCTCGCCAAGTCCATCCGGGCGGTCGACACCACGACCTTCTCGATCGTCGACATCCCCGAGGAGCGGGACGTCACGCACCTCGCCGTCAGTCCCGATGGCCGTCACCTGTTCGCCTCGACGATCCCGGACCTCAACGTCTACGACACGCAGACCAACTCGTTGGTGCGGTCGTTCCCCGACCTCGGCGGAGCCCTGTTCCTGACGTTCAGCCCGGACGGGTCGATTCTCTACACGGCGAGCCTCGACGGTGACACCCTGGCCGTCATCGACACCGCCACGCTCACGCACACAACTGTCCCGGTCGGACCGAATCCGACCAACGCCGTGGTGTCCCCCGACGGTCAGCAACTGTTCCTACTGAACGGCGACGGCACGGTGTCGGTACTCGACACTGTCACCAAGAGCGCCGACACAATCGATATCCACGGCAAGCCGAATGACCAATATCAGATCGCATTGAGCCCCGACGGGAGGCACGTGTACGTCCCCCAGTACGAAACCGGCACGCTGGCAGTCATTTCAGCGCGCACCGCCAACCTCGCTCCAACTGTGGACGTGGACCAGGCAGACGACCCCGGATCCGGCGGAATCACCTACACCGCCGCAGGGGTTGACGCCGACGGCGACGAACTCCTCTACACGGCGGCGCCGCTGGCTCCTGGCACGCTGACCAACCTGGGTGGTGGAGAATTCCGCTTCGTACCTGACACCGCACGCTCGGGTCACCTGCCACCCGGCATCCACGACGCCGTGTCGATCACGGTGAGCGACGGGCACGGCGGCTCGGCGTCGGTGCGGGGCACCTACGTCGTTGCGCCGTCCGATGAGGCGACCGTTATCGCAACGTTGGCCGTCGGCGGTGAGGTTCGCAGCGTCGCGGTCAGCCCCGACGGCGCCACGGCCTACGTCCCGATCATCGATCCCGCCGGCAGATCCCGCGTGGAGGTGCTCGACACGACCAGCGGCGACCTGCTCGCGATCGTGGCACTGGCCGACGACCCCCGCGGCAACACATCCCTGAGCGCCGACGGCAGCCGACTGGTGGTACCCGGCGGTGAGTACGTCATGGTCATCGACACCACCACGTTCGAAGTCATCGCCGCACTCGAGGGCGCCGATCATGCCGTGCTCGCCCCCGACGGTCTGAAGGCCTACGCGCTGCGGACTGGCGAGATGTCAGTCCACGACGTCGATCCTGGCAGCGAGAGCTTCGGCTCCCGCATCCGCGCCGTCCCCACCGGCGGCTATGCCGAGGGCATGGTGTCGGGCGCAGACGGCCGAATCTACTTCGCCACCAGTGACTTCACGATCACGGCGATCGACACCGCCACCGACGAGGTGGTCGCCACAATCAGGACGACGTCCGGGTCGCACAATCTCACCGCGGCGCCAGGACGCGTCTACGCCGCACTGCACGGCACCTCGTTGACCGTCATCGACACCGACACCGACACCGTGCGCGCCAATGTCCCGATCCGCGTCGAGTCGCCGGGGCCGTATGTCGCCGCCAACGCGGACGGCAGCCGGATCTACCTGTCGCGTCGCGAGGAGGGCATCCTGTCGGTGTTCGATCCGTCGACCAACACGATCATCGCCTCGGCGCGTGTCGGCGACAGCACCGTCGCGCCCGCCGCGGTCAGCGCCGACGGTTCGCTCGTGGTGGTTCCGGTCGGAGACTCCGTGACCATCGTCTCGACAGGACGGAATGTCGAGGTCTGA
- a CDS encoding PaaI family thioesterase: MDLDALATVYRPLAESLRRLIDVSIRSEVHADVVAAATAKIDAAADELSASMVPGSFGIRKGSDGQGVAWGNVVIGLRNPVAPPLTVHHDSYGSVWTVFTLGAAYEGPAGHVHGGVCALILDHVLGATAHLPGRPAVTGTLTIRYLRGTRLGRTLRARAHVDRIEGAKTFATGCIEDDEGVTVECSGVFIHPKQHFSGPTEDQI; this comes from the coding sequence GTGGATCTGGATGCACTCGCGACGGTCTACCGACCACTCGCAGAGTCGCTCCGCAGGCTGATCGACGTCAGTATCCGCTCCGAGGTTCACGCGGATGTGGTGGCGGCGGCGACGGCCAAAATCGACGCGGCCGCCGACGAACTGAGCGCATCGATGGTGCCCGGATCGTTTGGGATCAGGAAGGGATCAGACGGCCAGGGCGTCGCGTGGGGCAATGTCGTCATAGGCCTCCGCAATCCCGTGGCTCCCCCGCTGACGGTGCACCACGACTCCTACGGCTCCGTGTGGACCGTGTTCACGCTGGGCGCGGCCTACGAGGGCCCCGCGGGCCACGTGCACGGCGGTGTGTGCGCGCTGATCCTCGACCACGTGCTCGGCGCCACCGCTCATCTGCCGGGGCGGCCCGCTGTCACCGGAACGCTGACCATCCGCTATCTCCGGGGCACACGACTCGGGCGAACCCTGCGCGCTCGCGCGCACGTCGATCGCATCGAGGGAGCCAAGACCTTCGCGACAGGTTGCATCGAGGACGACGAGGGCGTCACCGTGGAGTGCAGCGGTGTGTTCATCCACCCCAAACAGCACTTTTCCGGACCAACCGAGGACCAGATCTAG
- a CDS encoding PadR family transcriptional regulator yields the protein MDSSEQSGKPSLAATSWALLGMLSYEQELSGYDIRKWSDWSLRFYYGSPAHSQIYSELRKLEKLGMVTSRVENTSGARSRRLYKITESGLDAVTRWANEAPVDPPVLKHSPLLRVTLGHLTNPTKLKEILAEHVAYADGMQREAAKDAKWAGADPAWAYARVALQWAERYYANERELALTMIKELDEAEAAFPQIAEGTTGKIPWPATEYWYEIEKRADAAEPD from the coding sequence GTGGACAGCAGTGAACAGTCGGGCAAGCCGAGTCTCGCGGCGACCAGCTGGGCGCTGCTTGGCATGTTGTCCTACGAACAGGAACTGTCGGGCTACGACATCCGAAAGTGGAGTGACTGGAGCCTGCGCTTCTACTATGGCAGCCCTGCTCACAGTCAGATCTACTCCGAGCTGAGGAAGCTCGAGAAGCTCGGAATGGTGACGTCGCGGGTGGAGAACACCAGCGGTGCCCGTAGCCGACGCCTGTACAAGATCACCGAATCGGGGCTGGACGCCGTAACGCGGTGGGCCAATGAGGCGCCGGTCGACCCGCCGGTGCTGAAACACAGCCCGCTACTGCGTGTCACGTTGGGACATCTGACCAACCCGACGAAGCTCAAGGAGATCCTTGCCGAGCATGTCGCCTACGCGGACGGTATGCAGCGCGAAGCCGCAAAGGATGCCAAGTGGGCCGGCGCCGATCCCGCCTGGGCCTACGCACGCGTGGCGCTCCAGTGGGCAGAGAGGTACTACGCCAACGAACGCGAACTGGCCCTGACGATGATCAAGGAACTCGATGAGGCGGAGGCCGCGTTCCCGCAGATCGCCGAAGGCACTACGGGCAAGATCCCTTGGCCTGCAACGGAATACTGGTACGAGATCGAGAAGAGGGCGGACGCGGCCGAGCCCGATTAG